A segment of the Lolium perenne isolate Kyuss_39 chromosome 3, Kyuss_2.0, whole genome shotgun sequence genome:
CCTGGAGAAGCGGCTTAATCTGCAGTAGTAACATCGAATTGATCAGACGATGGTGCAGGAGCCGGGGTGGTCGTCGACGGTGTAGCAGTAAGCTGGTTGCGGGTAAGGCTTGGGGCAGTACGCCTTGGGGCAGTACTGCATCATCGCGGCggcgatctccttcttcttcttctcctccgcttccttctccttcttcttcttctcctcctcgtccttcttcttcttctcctcggcCTCCTTCTTCTCGTCGCTCACCGTCACCACCGTCGCCGGGTGCTTCGCCTTGCGCAGCTTGGCCACCACCTTCACGACGTCCACTTCCCCCACCACCGTCAGCGTGTTCTTCTCCTCGTCGAACGTCATCGACTTGATGCCTGCCATGAAAGGAGATGAATATCCTGTAAGTACCAAGAGACGATCGAGCTAATTATGGTGAGGGAGAAAGAGAGAGGAAAGACCTTTGATCTTCGAGACAATCTGCAGGGAGCAGGATTTGCACTTCTTGCAGACCATCGGCACCTTAAGCACCATCTGGTTCAGAACAATCCATGGTGACTAACCGATAGAGTTTCCACAAGCTAGCTTGTTAGGGAGGAAGGAAATTAAGAACGCGCAACAGAGAGAAACTAACCTTCGTCATCGTCGCAGCGAGATTAAACTAGGATACTTGAAGATCACTAATTGGTGTACTCCTTAGTATATGCGCTTCTAAGAAAAAAGGCTCGCCCAAAAGCTTCCTCTCGGATGCGAGCTTTATACACACAGATGCGAGGATCATGTACATATATATTCCACGGTTTCCACTGGACTCGGTCAATTGTAGTAACAATCATTGTGACAGTGCTAGATCAATTTATGCACAAAAATCAAACTTAAGTCAAGTACCTAGTCGTGGTACTAGTTGCAGTAGGTGAGCAGCTCATAGACATTTCAGCTCGGCCGACTCTATCGGTTGTTGACATGATAGGAATTGTATACTTGAGGTCCTAAGACATTCAGTAACTTGTCACAGGGGAGGCTAAACTAATTCAATTGGCTTGTTTCTTCAACGAAAATGATGCGGCAGTTAAGCATGTACGTACTCTTAGCAGGTGGTTTGAAGTTGAATTAGTACTTTATCATAAAATGGATTAGTATATAGCAATGTTCGCGGTTGCTGTCACGTTAGCTAGTCTTATTTATTTTTATCAGTGCTTGACTGACCTGCAATCTGGGGAGCCGACTTATCAAGGTAGTTAGGGAGCCGACTAACACCACTGCGACAAGCAGAGTACAAGTATGGGGGCTACTTGCATTGTATATACGCCTATGAAATACAGTACTAGTGCAAATAGTACAGGTATGGTAGTATTCTATTGGCGCAAAGTCGTTCGAGGAACTGATGTATGGTGAGTTGTTGCTCTCGTCTCTCCATCCCAGGATGTTTTGTTTTGGTTTTTTGGCATCGATGGAAGGTTCTCGGGAATCAGAGTCATCTAGTGGGAGAAGAGGTGCGTTGGTTCAGAGCAAGGATCTCACTGGGCAAAGCAGTCACTAGATTGTCAAGTGCCAGCATAAACAATGCCGGTATTCGCTTCTAATTGCTCGAATGCAGATTCCTTCCGGGTATAATGTAGCAAATTGTTTTCAGCTCTatggtttttctttctttttttttcaggTAAAACGGCAGGAGTTATGCCAATCAATTGAGGAGATAGAAGATGTTCAGGTCACAAGCTAGAGAGGGACTAGCTGATACAGAAAAACGA
Coding sequences within it:
- the LOC127343335 gene encoding uncharacterized protein; the protein is MTKMVLKVPMVCKKCKSCSLQIVSKIKGIKSMTFDEEKNTLTVVGEVDVVKVVAKLRKAKHPATVVTVSDEKKEAEEKKKKDEEEKKKKEKEAEEKKKKEIAAAMMQYCPKAYCPKPYPQPAYCYTVDDHPGSCTIV